The following proteins come from a genomic window of Gynuella sunshinyii YC6258:
- a CDS encoding SAM-dependent methyltransferase — protein sequence METGQLYQQPFQNFPSRTDHANRWRELAQAIAAKADQISHDPDAIIRPEKPGELTILGSGIETVGFTSADEIRIREADKVFYCVADPATVVWLKRLRPDAYDLYVLYDDTKIRYTTYMQMTEAMLHFVREGQNVVAIFYGHPGVFVLSTHRAVQIGQREGHKVTMRAGISALDTLCADLGIDPSQPGMQTFEATDTLIRKRHLDPELHLILWQVGLVGDLGYRREGSLNSGFSVLLDYLEETYGPDHEVVNYIGSRYPGADPVRDRHTISSLRNPAVQSTITGISTFYIPPAKAGTSDPEMLLRLGLLKPGQNIRHSSSPMRVIDEYGPKERKAFSDFAHFDIPTGYHWQEDTAAARFILALREDGKLRTQYCENPRVAMSQWAGGLSENERRRLSLREAGAMQLAAKGLRTKASAESVRMLQEVLTREPSARALLRTVRAATDPHDAARQWSQFHGFNVDWAEVPTDLHILLRKSLYPWTGCYLANDRELSIVIHGQPSSAQADSVYVNGIRVQATFSSGGIIHWQAGQEQHTSGLLHVDRTTRGTRRLVGAIWTGTEKPGTDDQLVAAEHHLPRTLPLASLSGHYRTKSNQIRVRPDLSSKTHPMAIYINDQPAQRWSVNTTSFEVDGINVSFQAREPETAIPDYAHGTYQVRLVQSDSATMATMSLSADGCYINSKPISVSRDNEGSFSWKDGPATLRVGQIKLLVDPITLSVMLFGTAGHAEDDQRIALRGMIPVSEQAAGNRKHLPDFGLPEWAWRHLVDLLTQSSEQGGLFLWHGWNRSANNLRRLRSVLKTLGE from the coding sequence ATGGAAACAGGACAACTTTATCAGCAACCGTTTCAGAATTTCCCTTCCCGCACAGATCACGCAAACCGATGGCGCGAACTTGCCCAAGCCATTGCGGCCAAAGCCGACCAGATCAGTCATGATCCCGACGCAATCATCCGACCGGAGAAACCCGGAGAATTAACCATTCTGGGTTCCGGTATTGAAACCGTTGGTTTTACCTCAGCCGATGAAATCCGCATCCGCGAAGCCGACAAAGTATTTTACTGTGTTGCCGACCCGGCAACGGTGGTCTGGCTTAAGCGACTGCGCCCGGATGCCTACGACCTGTATGTGCTGTATGACGACACCAAAATCCGCTACACCACCTACATGCAAATGACCGAAGCCATGCTGCACTTTGTGCGTGAAGGGCAAAACGTGGTGGCCATTTTCTACGGACACCCGGGCGTGTTTGTCCTCTCCACCCATCGCGCCGTACAGATCGGTCAACGTGAAGGACATAAAGTCACCATGCGCGCCGGGATCAGTGCGCTGGATACCTTATGCGCAGACCTGGGTATCGACCCGAGCCAACCCGGTATGCAGACCTTTGAAGCGACCGACACACTGATTCGGAAACGCCATCTCGACCCGGAACTGCACCTGATCCTCTGGCAGGTAGGACTGGTGGGTGATCTCGGCTATCGTCGGGAAGGTTCGCTGAATAGCGGCTTTTCAGTACTGCTGGATTATCTGGAGGAAACCTACGGGCCGGATCATGAGGTCGTTAACTATATCGGCTCTCGTTATCCCGGTGCCGACCCGGTGCGTGATCGTCATACCATCAGCAGTTTACGCAACCCGGCCGTGCAATCCACTATCACCGGTATTTCAACTTTTTATATCCCACCGGCCAAAGCCGGTACATCAGACCCGGAAATGCTGCTTCGTCTTGGCCTGTTAAAGCCGGGACAAAACATTCGACACTCGTCCTCCCCCATGCGTGTCATTGATGAATACGGCCCCAAAGAACGCAAAGCCTTCAGCGATTTTGCGCATTTTGATATTCCCACCGGTTACCATTGGCAGGAGGACACCGCCGCCGCACGTTTTATTCTGGCGTTGCGTGAAGACGGAAAATTGCGTACACAGTATTGCGAAAATCCGCGTGTAGCGATGTCACAATGGGCTGGCGGACTCAGTGAAAACGAACGCCGCCGCTTATCCCTGCGTGAAGCCGGCGCGATGCAACTCGCCGCAAAAGGGCTCCGCACTAAAGCATCAGCAGAATCTGTTCGCATGCTTCAGGAAGTGCTGACACGAGAGCCCTCCGCGCGAGCATTACTCCGGACCGTGCGGGCAGCCACGGATCCACACGATGCCGCCAGGCAATGGAGTCAGTTTCACGGCTTTAATGTCGATTGGGCAGAAGTACCGACTGATCTGCATATTCTGTTACGCAAATCCCTGTACCCCTGGACAGGTTGTTATCTGGCCAACGACCGGGAACTGAGCATTGTGATTCACGGCCAACCGTCCAGCGCACAGGCCGACAGCGTTTACGTCAATGGCATTCGGGTTCAGGCAACCTTTTCCAGCGGAGGAATTATTCACTGGCAGGCTGGACAGGAACAACACACCTCCGGTTTGCTGCACGTGGACCGCACCACACGAGGCACCCGTCGACTGGTCGGCGCAATCTGGACCGGCACCGAAAAGCCGGGCACTGATGATCAACTGGTCGCAGCTGAACATCACCTGCCACGCACCCTGCCCCTGGCCAGTCTGAGCGGACACTACCGGACAAAATCGAACCAGATCAGAGTACGGCCTGATTTATCGTCAAAAACGCACCCAATGGCCATTTACATCAACGACCAACCCGCGCAGCGCTGGAGCGTGAACACCACGTCATTTGAAGTGGATGGTATCAATGTTTCCTTCCAGGCACGTGAGCCGGAAACCGCGATACCTGACTACGCCCATGGCACCTATCAGGTTCGTCTGGTGCAATCGGATAGCGCCACAATGGCCACCATGTCGTTAAGCGCTGACGGTTGCTACATCAACAGCAAACCGATTTCCGTCAGCAGAGATAACGAGGGATCTTTCTCATGGAAAGACGGCCCGGCAACATTACGCGTCGGCCAGATTAAGTTGTTGGTTGATCCGATCACACTCTCCGTGATGCTTTTTGGCACCGCCGGTCATGCGGAGGACGACCAACGCATCGCCTTACGGGGCATGATTCCCGTCTCTGAACAAGCTGCCGGGAATCGCAAACATCTTCCCGACTTTGGCCTGCCGGAATGGGCATGGCGGCATCTTGTTGACCTGCTGACTCAATCCAGTGAACAAGGTGGATTATTTTTATGGCATGGTTGGAATCGTTCGGCCAACAACCTGAGACGTTTGCGTTCGGTACTGAAAACTCTGGGGGAATAA
- the atzF gene encoding allophanate hydrolase, with product MSMNKITSITHNTPDMGFSALRVAYQTGNATPAGVMADIRERAKSYGDYNIWIHLLTEEEQAVWLEALKGKDIDSHPLWGIPFAIKDNIDLAGIPTTAGCEAFAYTPEVSSQVVQQLIDAGAVPVGKTNLDQFATGLNGTRSPIGACHNAFNYDYISGGSSSGSAVAVALGLASFSLGTDTAGSGRIPACFNNLVGVKPSIGLLSATGLVPACRSLDCMTIFAYNTDDANVALAAAEGFDQRDGYSRRNPFANQARHYGLRKGPLTVGVIPAHQLKFFGDEGYQKAYWHTLELLKEQGFVFQEIDYAPFDEIAQLLYEGPWVSERYVATQPLIDEHPEAIFPVVREIIAPGGKPPATALFKAQYRIQDLKQICLAQMTQLDCLLTPTAGRHFTIAEMLAEPIKRNSELGYYTNFMNLIDLAAIAVPTVMTEHNMPFGVTLVGPTFSDRMLMSIANRIQQALPLPKGKLETMAAPANVTPVGNLNTIDVMVCGAHLQGQPLNWQLTERGATLKAKTTTAPVYRMYALAGGPPFRPGLILDTGTGGDAIEVEIWSMPTDNFGSFVAGIPAPLGIGKIQLADGSQVTGFICEPYGIEGAQEITRFKGWRAYLASLNNA from the coding sequence ATGAGCATGAATAAGATCACCAGCATTACTCACAACACTCCCGACATGGGGTTCAGCGCTCTGCGAGTAGCGTATCAAACAGGCAATGCCACACCCGCCGGCGTGATGGCGGATATTCGTGAACGGGCAAAAAGTTATGGTGATTACAATATCTGGATACACCTGTTAACGGAAGAGGAGCAAGCCGTGTGGTTGGAAGCACTCAAGGGTAAAGACATAGACAGTCATCCTTTATGGGGCATTCCGTTTGCCATCAAAGACAATATCGATCTGGCGGGCATTCCGACCACCGCCGGCTGCGAGGCCTTCGCCTATACGCCGGAAGTATCGTCGCAAGTGGTGCAACAGTTGATTGATGCGGGTGCTGTTCCGGTGGGTAAAACCAACCTGGATCAATTCGCCACCGGCTTAAACGGCACCCGTTCACCGATTGGTGCCTGCCATAATGCATTTAATTACGACTATATCAGCGGCGGTTCCAGTTCCGGTTCGGCGGTTGCCGTGGCGCTCGGATTAGCCAGTTTCAGTTTAGGCACAGATACGGCTGGTTCGGGTCGTATTCCCGCCTGTTTTAATAATCTCGTTGGTGTGAAACCCAGCATCGGTTTGCTGTCGGCAACGGGTCTGGTACCCGCATGCCGTAGCCTGGATTGCATGACCATTTTTGCGTACAACACCGACGATGCCAATGTCGCTTTGGCGGCGGCAGAAGGTTTTGATCAGAGGGATGGTTACAGTCGCCGGAATCCATTTGCCAACCAGGCCCGTCATTACGGCTTGCGTAAAGGGCCATTAACGGTGGGTGTGATCCCGGCCCATCAACTGAAATTTTTCGGGGACGAAGGTTACCAAAAAGCCTATTGGCACACTTTGGAGTTACTCAAAGAACAGGGGTTTGTTTTCCAGGAAATCGACTACGCGCCGTTTGATGAAATCGCTCAGCTGCTTTACGAGGGGCCTTGGGTATCAGAGCGTTATGTGGCGACGCAGCCGTTAATTGATGAACATCCAGAAGCGATTTTCCCTGTCGTCCGGGAGATCATTGCCCCGGGCGGTAAACCACCTGCTACCGCTTTGTTTAAGGCACAATACCGTATTCAGGATTTAAAACAGATCTGTCTGGCGCAAATGACACAGCTCGATTGTCTGCTCACGCCAACCGCAGGGCGTCACTTTACCATTGCCGAAATGCTGGCGGAGCCGATCAAACGCAACAGCGAATTAGGTTACTACACCAACTTTATGAACCTGATCGACCTGGCTGCCATCGCCGTACCGACGGTCATGACAGAACACAACATGCCATTTGGTGTCACCCTGGTCGGACCGACATTTAGTGATCGTATGTTGATGTCCATCGCCAACCGCATCCAGCAGGCTCTACCTCTGCCTAAAGGGAAGCTGGAGACGATGGCGGCACCTGCCAATGTCACTCCGGTGGGGAATCTAAACACCATTGATGTGATGGTCTGTGGCGCGCATCTGCAAGGTCAGCCACTGAACTGGCAATTAACCGAACGCGGCGCAACCCTGAAAGCCAAAACCACCACCGCACCCGTTTATCGCATGTACGCCCTGGCGGGTGGACCTCCGTTCCGTCCGGGTTTGATTCTGGATACTGGTACTGGTGGTGACGCCATTGAAGTGGAAATCTGGTCCATGCCGACAGACAACTTCGGCAGCTTTGTCGCGGGCATACCCGCGCCACTTGGTATTGGAAAAATTCAACTCGCTGATGGCAGCCAGGTGACAGGATTTATTTGTGAACCTTATGGTATAGAAGGCGCGCAGGAGATTACCCGGTTTAAAGGCTGGCGTGCGTATCTGGCCAGCTTGAACAACGCATAA
- a CDS encoding ABC transporter ATP-binding protein: MNRSIHADSDIADGRQKSIGSKKTATPIIQAANIGKSYGHDIILERVNVTVQEGEFITLVGASGCGKSTFLKMILGIESATRGELLLDGKPIPNEPGSDRGIVFQQYSVFPHMTVLENVIAAKGFQKSSITGYLFGKQKKAARQEATDMLEQVGLGHALNRYPHELSGGMRQRLAIAQALICKPRILLLDEPFGALDPGIRADMHALVLSLWRQHELTIFMVTHDLKEGFYLGTRLWVFDKLRHDPHAPNAYGASITYDLPVGHMPAPLYDEIDQRIRPLPNADQNAKDHS, encoded by the coding sequence ATGAACCGATCCATTCATGCTGACTCAGATATTGCCGATGGCCGTCAAAAGTCCATTGGTAGTAAAAAAACCGCAACGCCGATTATTCAGGCTGCCAACATCGGCAAAAGTTACGGACACGATATCATTCTTGAGCGTGTGAATGTGACCGTTCAGGAAGGGGAGTTCATTACCCTGGTGGGTGCTTCCGGATGTGGTAAAAGCACGTTTTTAAAAATGATCCTGGGGATTGAATCAGCTACCAGAGGCGAGTTGTTGCTGGATGGCAAACCGATCCCCAATGAACCGGGATCGGATCGCGGCATAGTGTTCCAGCAGTATTCTGTTTTCCCACATATGACGGTATTGGAAAACGTCATTGCCGCGAAAGGATTCCAAAAATCCTCCATCACCGGGTATTTGTTTGGCAAACAGAAAAAAGCAGCCAGGCAGGAAGCTACCGACATGCTGGAGCAGGTCGGTCTTGGTCATGCGTTAAACCGTTACCCCCATGAGTTATCCGGCGGTATGAGGCAACGTCTTGCGATTGCTCAGGCGCTGATCTGTAAACCGCGGATTTTGTTGCTGGATGAACCCTTTGGGGCGCTGGACCCAGGTATTCGGGCCGACATGCATGCTCTGGTACTGTCTCTCTGGCGCCAACATGAGCTGACTATTTTTATGGTCACCCATGACCTCAAAGAAGGGTTTTATCTTGGCACCCGTTTATGGGTATTCGACAAACTGCGTCATGACCCCCATGCGCCCAATGCCTATGGCGCTTCAATTACCTATGACCTGCCCGTGGGTCATATGCCCGCGCCACTTTATGACGAAATCGATCAACGTATTCGACCGCTTCCCAATGCGGATCAGAATGCTAAGGACCATTCATAA
- a CDS encoding ABC transporter permease, translating into MKKMINLKPGRTSAVFIGMLPFVLLLVIYMVSSDARLAVNPSDKMLPAFGQMGDAIYRMAFEPNRRTGDYVFWQDTLSSLIRLGTGVLIAAVLGLLIGLLTGSLPVVTAGFSPLLTVISLVPPLALLPILFILVGLGEASKVTLIAIGITPFIARDIQRRTQEIPSEQLVKAQTLGANTSQILIRVLLPQIMPKLIDAVRLSLGSGWLFLIAAEAISSTEGLGYRIFLVRRYLAMDVILPYVVWITLLAFLIDFLLVRLNRRLFPWSLEGSV; encoded by the coding sequence ATGAAAAAAATGATTAATTTGAAACCCGGCAGAACCAGTGCCGTGTTTATCGGTATGTTGCCGTTCGTTTTGTTGCTGGTGATCTATATGGTGAGTTCGGATGCCCGTCTGGCGGTCAACCCCAGCGACAAAATGCTGCCGGCGTTCGGACAAATGGGAGACGCCATCTATCGTATGGCGTTCGAACCCAACCGTCGTACCGGGGATTACGTCTTCTGGCAGGACACCTTAAGCAGCCTGATACGTTTGGGAACCGGTGTTCTGATTGCCGCAGTACTGGGTTTGTTGATTGGCTTGCTAACGGGTTCTTTGCCGGTAGTGACTGCGGGTTTTTCCCCTTTGTTGACGGTGATTTCATTAGTGCCACCTTTGGCACTGTTACCGATCTTGTTCATTTTGGTTGGTTTGGGCGAAGCCTCAAAAGTGACTTTGATTGCCATCGGGATTACGCCCTTTATCGCCCGGGATATTCAACGACGCACTCAGGAAATTCCCTCTGAGCAATTGGTTAAGGCGCAAACCCTGGGAGCGAATACCTCTCAGATTTTGATTCGTGTTCTGCTGCCACAGATTATGCCGAAACTGATTGATGCGGTGCGTTTGTCACTGGGTTCCGGCTGGTTGTTTTTGATTGCTGCGGAAGCGATTTCTTCAACCGAGGGGCTAGGGTATCGTATTTTTCTGGTGCGTCGTTATCTGGCTATGGATGTCATTCTGCCGTATGTGGTGTGGATTACGTTGTTGGCGTTTTTGATCGACTTTTTATTGGTTCGACTGAATCGCCGACTGTTTCCCTGGAGTCTGGAGGGCAGCGTATGA
- the uca gene encoding urea carboxylase — protein sequence MFNKVLIANRGAIATRIIRTLTKMQIGSVAVYAESDAKSLHVKRADEAFSLGEGSASDTYLDMEKILHIAKQSGADAIHPGYGFLSENATFVRRCEEEGIAFIGPTAEHMLAFGLKHRARELAEKAKVSLSPGSQLLTDLESACQTASAIGYPVMLKSTAGGGGIGMYLCDDEKALRDSFDSVRRSGANNFADDGVFLEKFIARARHIEVQIFADGQGGALALGERDCSSQRRNQKVIEECPAPNLTDDVRKQLHQTAELLLSSVQYRNAGTVEFIYDMDTDQFYFLEVNTRLQVEHGVTEMVYGVDLVEWMVRLAAGEDLQLDRQRVALKPEGHAVQVRVYAEDPYKDFQPCAGLLSQVQWPSDGSDADVRIDSWVESGMDVSPYFDPMLAKIIVHQADRDAAFVRLKTTLDDCVLYGTETNLDYLKTLVTDPVLLRGEVSTRYLNEFVYRPARIDVVSGGTQTTIQDFPGRQHYWNVGVPPSGPFDNFHFRLANRLLNNPESAAAMEITLQGPVLTFSFDTRVAICGARVDANIDGRAIEPNQVVSIQAGETLTLGRIKEQGARAYLAVAGGFDCPDYLGSKSTFTLGQFGGHNGRAIQTGDVLHTLPAPGEETLTALPDSLVPVLSNQHELRVIYGPHGAPDFFTPEDIEMLFSTHWEVHYNSSRTGVRLIGPKPKWARQDGGEAGLHPSNIHDNAYAFGSVDFTGDMPVILGPDGPSLGGFVCPVTVISADLWKLGQLRAGDKVRFLPVTLEDAVALEAAQNNALTHLAAVTLDITPCELHTPILQTLPADRFGDEIVYRAAGDHFLLVEYGEQILDIRLRFRAHALMQWLEQHPLAGMRELTPGIRSLQIHYDSQILNYQTLLNHLETAETALNEHLAELTVPSRIVYLPLSWDDQACQEAIDKYSQLVRSNAPWCPSNLEFIRRINGLDSIDDVKEILFSASYLVMGLGDVYLGAPVATPIDPRHRLVTTKYNPARTWTAENSVGIGGSYLCVYGMEGPGGYQFVGRTLQMWNRYRQTSAFSQPWLLRFFDQIRFYPVSHEELEKIRQDFPHDNYSIRIEESTFSLSEYDEFIAANSTSIDDFKHRRNQAFEAELARWHANGQFHFDLDDAEAVTTDITWSEDATVVDSPVSGSVWQRQVQEGDAVETGQLLVILESMKMEIPIYAPAAGRVFEVLIKDGSRVNAGQAIIVLEEKA from the coding sequence ATGTTTAACAAGGTATTAATTGCCAACCGTGGCGCTATCGCGACACGTATTATTCGTACCCTTACCAAAATGCAGATTGGCTCAGTCGCGGTATATGCCGAATCTGACGCTAAAAGCCTGCACGTTAAACGCGCCGATGAAGCTTTTTCACTGGGTGAGGGGAGTGCCAGTGACACATACCTTGATATGGAAAAAATCCTTCATATCGCCAAACAATCCGGTGCCGATGCTATTCACCCGGGATACGGTTTTTTAAGCGAGAATGCGACATTTGTGCGTCGCTGCGAAGAGGAAGGGATCGCATTTATTGGCCCAACGGCTGAACACATGCTGGCATTTGGTCTGAAGCACAGAGCACGGGAACTGGCCGAAAAAGCCAAGGTGTCATTATCCCCAGGCTCGCAACTGCTCACTGATTTGGAGAGCGCCTGTCAAACCGCCAGCGCCATTGGTTACCCGGTGATGCTGAAAAGCACTGCGGGTGGTGGTGGCATCGGTATGTACTTATGCGACGATGAAAAAGCATTGCGTGACAGCTTCGATTCGGTTCGTCGTTCAGGGGCCAATAACTTTGCCGACGATGGTGTTTTTCTGGAGAAATTTATTGCCCGTGCCCGTCACATCGAAGTACAGATTTTCGCCGATGGTCAGGGTGGTGCCCTGGCTCTGGGTGAACGGGATTGCTCCAGCCAGCGGCGTAACCAGAAGGTTATTGAAGAATGCCCGGCACCGAATTTAACTGACGACGTGCGCAAACAACTGCATCAAACCGCAGAGTTACTATTGTCATCGGTTCAGTACCGCAACGCGGGTACGGTGGAGTTTATTTATGACATGGACACCGACCAATTTTACTTTTTGGAGGTGAATACCCGGCTTCAGGTGGAACACGGCGTAACCGAAATGGTGTACGGGGTGGATCTGGTGGAATGGATGGTGCGTCTGGCCGCCGGGGAAGATCTGCAACTGGATCGCCAGCGGGTAGCGTTAAAGCCGGAAGGTCATGCGGTACAGGTGCGGGTTTATGCAGAAGATCCTTATAAGGATTTTCAGCCGTGTGCCGGCTTGCTGAGTCAGGTTCAATGGCCTTCGGATGGCTCTGATGCAGATGTTCGCATCGACTCCTGGGTGGAATCCGGCATGGATGTTTCGCCGTATTTTGATCCGATGCTGGCCAAGATCATTGTGCATCAAGCCGATCGGGATGCAGCGTTTGTCCGGTTGAAAACAACGTTGGATGACTGTGTGTTATACGGCACAGAAACCAACCTTGATTACTTGAAAACGCTGGTCACTGATCCGGTGTTATTACGAGGTGAGGTCAGCACCCGTTACCTCAATGAATTTGTTTACCGGCCAGCGCGTATCGATGTGGTCAGTGGCGGCACCCAGACCACGATACAGGATTTTCCGGGGCGGCAGCATTATTGGAATGTGGGTGTGCCGCCTTCCGGGCCGTTTGATAATTTTCATTTTCGTCTGGCGAATCGTTTGCTGAATAACCCCGAATCCGCTGCCGCAATGGAAATCACTCTGCAAGGGCCGGTGTTGACGTTCAGTTTTGATACCCGGGTAGCCATTTGTGGTGCCAGGGTCGATGCCAATATTGATGGGCGAGCAATAGAACCAAATCAAGTGGTCAGTATTCAAGCCGGTGAAACCTTGACTCTGGGGCGCATCAAAGAGCAGGGGGCTCGTGCCTATCTGGCGGTTGCCGGTGGTTTTGATTGCCCGGACTATCTGGGCTCGAAATCGACTTTCACGTTAGGGCAGTTTGGTGGCCATAATGGCCGGGCCATTCAAACCGGCGACGTGTTGCATACCTTGCCGGCTCCCGGCGAAGAGACTTTGACGGCATTGCCAGACAGTTTAGTACCGGTGCTAAGCAATCAGCATGAATTGCGGGTCATTTATGGTCCTCATGGTGCACCGGATTTCTTTACCCCGGAAGACATTGAAATGCTCTTCAGTACCCATTGGGAGGTTCATTACAACTCCAGTCGCACCGGTGTACGTCTGATCGGTCCGAAACCCAAATGGGCACGTCAGGATGGAGGTGAAGCGGGCCTTCATCCTTCCAACATTCACGACAATGCCTATGCCTTTGGAAGTGTGGACTTTACCGGAGATATGCCGGTTATTCTCGGTCCGGACGGTCCATCCCTCGGTGGTTTTGTTTGCCCGGTAACCGTTATTTCGGCGGACTTATGGAAACTCGGTCAATTGCGGGCCGGCGATAAAGTGCGCTTTTTGCCGGTGACCCTGGAAGATGCGGTCGCGCTTGAGGCGGCACAAAATAATGCCTTAACCCATCTGGCCGCAGTTACCCTGGACATTACACCTTGCGAGCTGCATACACCGATTTTGCAAACCTTGCCGGCGGATCGTTTTGGTGACGAAATTGTCTATCGCGCTGCCGGGGATCACTTTTTGCTGGTGGAGTATGGCGAACAAATATTGGATATTCGTTTGCGTTTTCGGGCCCATGCCTTGATGCAGTGGCTGGAGCAACATCCATTGGCAGGCATGCGTGAACTCACGCCGGGCATTCGTTCCCTGCAAATTCACTACGACAGCCAGATATTGAATTATCAAACCTTACTGAACCATTTAGAAACCGCCGAAACCGCTTTGAACGAACATCTGGCGGAGCTGACCGTGCCTTCCCGAATCGTATATTTACCGCTTTCCTGGGATGACCAGGCCTGTCAGGAAGCCATTGATAAATACTCCCAGCTGGTACGTTCCAATGCGCCCTGGTGTCCGAGTAACCTGGAGTTTATTCGCCGTATTAATGGTCTGGATAGCATCGACGATGTGAAAGAAATTCTGTTCAGTGCCAGTTATCTGGTGATGGGCCTGGGGGATGTGTATCTCGGGGCACCGGTGGCGACACCTATTGATCCCCGTCATCGGCTGGTGACCACCAAATACAATCCGGCACGAACCTGGACAGCGGAAAACTCTGTCGGCATCGGCGGTTCTTACTTGTGTGTGTACGGCATGGAAGGACCGGGCGGTTATCAATTTGTTGGCCGTACTTTGCAAATGTGGAATCGCTATCGGCAAACCAGCGCCTTCAGTCAGCCCTGGTTGTTACGCTTTTTTGACCAGATTCGTTTTTACCCGGTGAGCCACGAGGAGCTGGAAAAAATCCGCCAGGATTTTCCTCATGATAACTATTCCATTCGCATTGAGGAGAGCACCTTTTCTTTGTCGGAATACGACGAATTTATCGCTGCAAACAGTACCAGCATCGATGATTTCAAACACCGTCGCAATCAAGCCTTTGAAGCCGAGTTGGCACGCTGGCATGCCAATGGGCAGTTTCACTTTGATTTGGATGACGCTGAAGCGGTGACCACCGACATCACCTGGAGCGAAGACGCGACGGTTGTTGACAGTCCCGTTTCCGGCAGTGTCTGGCAACGTCAGGTGCAGGAAGGTGACGCTGTGGAAACCGGGCAGCTGTTGGTGATTCTGGAGTCCATGAAAATGGAAATTCCCATTTATGCACCTGCCGCCGGCAGGGTATTTGAGGTGTTAATCAAAGACGGCAGCCGTGTCAACGCAGGCCAGGCCATCATTGTTTTGGAGGAAAAAGCATGA
- a CDS encoding urea amidolyase associated protein UAAP2 — translation MIQESRLKPENASAVYHVSAGDYFIGIVKAGSTFRIVDLEGNQAADTLFYNAHDPAERYSATDTVREQGNVYLTAGSEIRSNQNQVMLEIVADTCGRHDTLGGACATESNTVRYDLEKRCMHACRDSWMLAIAERPEFGLSKRDISHNINFFMNVPVTEAGGLTFEDGISAPGKYVEMVARMDIIVLISNCPQLNNPCNGYNPTPIDLLVWDQ, via the coding sequence ATGATCCAGGAAAGCCGATTGAAACCGGAAAACGCCAGTGCGGTGTACCACGTGAGCGCCGGTGATTATTTCATTGGTATCGTGAAAGCCGGCAGTACCTTTCGAATTGTCGATTTGGAGGGCAATCAGGCCGCCGATACGCTGTTTTATAACGCCCATGATCCTGCCGAGCGCTACAGTGCAACCGATACCGTTCGTGAGCAAGGCAACGTGTATTTAACCGCCGGATCTGAAATCCGTTCCAATCAAAACCAGGTGATGCTGGAGATCGTCGCCGATACCTGTGGGCGTCACGATACCCTGGGGGGCGCGTGTGCCACAGAAAGCAATACCGTGCGCTATGACCTGGAAAAACGCTGCATGCACGCCTGTCGGGACAGCTGGATGCTGGCGATTGCCGAACGCCCGGAGTTTGGTTTATCGAAGCGTGATATCAGCCATAACATTAACTTTTTTATGAATGTACCGGTCACCGAAGCGGGTGGTCTGACGTTTGAAGATGGTATTTCAGCACCGGGAAAATATGTCGAAATGGTCGCCAGAATGGACATCATCGTACTGATTTCCAACTGCCCGCAATTAAACAATCCCTGTAACGGCTACAACCCGACACCGATTGATCTGCTGGTGTGGGATCAATGA
- a CDS encoding urea amidolyase associated protein UAAP1 — MNQYKTIIPAASHWSLRVRRGMQMTLTDIEGDANVGMMFYNPENLLERYNAPDTLKCQHTFKLTRGHCLYSDMGRIFASIIDDAVGWHETISGNSHASHIERQWGKRDYQNDRNDWMQNGYDAMLVEMAKYGLSKADIAANLNLFSCVTTDAEGNMSLVPGNSRAGAHVTLRFEMDTLVMLHTCPHPLSRAAEYPRKPVSVLLEKAEPVAEDDICKMFCAENQRGFANNALYYLGCNQSKDNLKEAQS; from the coding sequence ATGAATCAATACAAAACCATTATCCCTGCTGCAAGCCATTGGTCGTTGAGAGTACGTCGTGGCATGCAAATGACCCTGACAGATATCGAAGGCGATGCCAATGTGGGCATGATGTTTTACAACCCCGAAAATCTGCTGGAACGTTATAACGCGCCGGATACTTTAAAATGTCAGCACACCTTCAAACTCACCAGGGGGCACTGTCTGTATTCTGATATGGGGCGCATTTTTGCCTCAATCATTGATGATGCCGTTGGTTGGCATGAAACCATCAGTGGTAACAGTCATGCTTCTCACATTGAGCGCCAATGGGGCAAACGGGACTATCAGAATGATCGTAACGACTGGATGCAGAATGGCTACGATGCCATGTTGGTCGAGATGGCGAAATACGGTTTAAGCAAAGCGGATATCGCCGCGAACCTGAATCTGTTTAGCTGCGTAACAACTGATGCCGAAGGCAATATGTCATTGGTACCGGGCAATAGCCGGGCAGGTGCTCATGTGACGTTGCGTTTTGAAATGGACACTTTGGTGATGTTACATACCTGTCCGCATCCATTGAGTCGTGCAGCGGAATACCCGAGAAAACCGGTTTCTGTCCTGCTGGAAAAAGCCGAACCTGTGGCAGAGGATGATATCTGCAAGATGTTCTGTGCTGAAAATCAACGTGGCTTTGCCAACAATGCACTTTATTACCTGGGTTGCAATCAAAGTAAAGATAACCTTAAGGAGGCTCAATCATGA